The sequence AGGACTTGTTTATTCAGTTTGAAAACGACATATGGTTAGATGTGTTAAGGGATAGCACAATGTATGAATCTTGGCAAATTGATGCTGGAGAACAAGGATATTATATAGGAGGATAAACAAAAGTTTCGGGATCTTAATTAACTAAAGAGGGAGATTGCTTAACAAAGGCAGTCGCTTATTGTGCTAAAGGGAAGTATAGTATAATAAGCCTTTGTTTTAATCGATAGAAAAAAGTGAAGTGAAAAATAGCACAAAGGTTTTACTTATAATCCCTTTTAATCTTGAAAAGCTGCTATTCGATTTACCCCTCTTTCATGATTGAGCACTAATTAGCGATCACAAGTAACAACTCATTACCCTTATTGTTATAGGAAATAGCTTTAGCCATAGTTGCCATCATAAGAATTCCTCTGCCACGGGTATTTAAAAGTGCTTCATTCAATAAGAAATCAGTACCTTTTTTTCGTATTAATTCCATTTTTTGTACACCTAAGAAGCCGTTACCACTATCTACAACTCTAATTAGCAATTCTTTTTTATCTAAATGATTAGAGAACTCTATTTTTATCGGGAATTCCCCATGTTCTAGAGCATTATCTAACGCTTCATTTATGATGAATTTTGTAGAAGCTCTTGTCTTTTCAGAGCAGACCATTTCTAATTGCTCTTCAATGAGGGTACATAATTCAAGGTATTGTTCCATGTTTTTGAGTTCGAAAGTTTTATTAGGGTGTAATAAAGGCATGTTTTCACCTCTAAGATTATTTTAATAAAATTAATTATACAACCTGACGTGGAGTAAGACAGTATCATGACGAATATTACATAAATTTGTCATATTTTGTCGTGTGTATCAATGAGGCAAAAATAGGAGAAATAACAAGGAGTTGTAGTGACTTACCTACCTAAAATCATCAATCGATACCCCATAATATTCAGAAAGCTTCTTGAGGACCTTCTCCTTAGGTGTCCTAACATTATTCTCGTACCGATTGACACTATTGACCCCTATTCCAAGTTCTTTTGCCAATTGAGCTTGGGTAATGTTTTTGATCATCCTAAGCAGTCTTAATTTCTCTCCTAATGTATTCATCAATGTCACCTTTTTTTAGCGTAATAAAAGGGGATTCGACATAATGTGACATTTTTCCTTCTTCTTGCAAATAAAAATCTAATAAAATAGAACAAGGTGTTAAGTAACAGGTTACGAGATTTAGAGAGCAACACAAATAAGCGTCGCTCTTAATTTTTATCTAGAAGTATTTTTGATAAAATTCTTTTCTGAGTCTTCCACTTAGTTGAGCATAAATACGAGTGGTTTCACTTTTTTCATGGCCTAATAGACTTTGAATAACCTCAAGAGGAGCTCCGTTATTCAGCATGTGGGTCGCATAGCTATGTCTAAGTTGGTGGGGATGTATTTCTTTATTGATTCCAGCACGATTTGAAATTCGTTTAATAACGTACCTCATTTGTGCAATGCTCATTTTATGAGGAAATCGTTCCGTAACAAAAATGGCTGGATCCTTGTCTTGTCGACTTTCTACATAACGTTTCAACCATATATCACAGCGTGTATTAAAATAGACCTCTCTTTCTTTATCGCCTTTACCTCTAACAATGGCAGAATGATTAGACCAATTTATACAATTTTTCTCCAGGGAAACAATCTCTCCAATCCTACAGCCTGTTGAGAACATAAATTCAAACAATGCATTTTCCATCGGTGTTATACATGCTTCACGTAGTAGCTCTATTTCTCTTTCAGTTAAAAATTTAGGAATACGTTTTCCAATCTTAGGCTCTTTTATTTTGTATGCTGGATTTTTTGGTATGTGTCCTTCTTCATGTGCCCAACGAAAGAGTGATTTCATAGACCGAATCCTATGGGCAAGACTAGAGGGTTGTAGGGTATTGCTCAGTTCAGCCAAGTATCCTTTAAGATCTTCCGTTGTTACTGAGCTAATCTCAACGTCGCCAAAATGTCGTGCTAAGAGATTAGTCTGAAGTTGGTATGCCTTTAATGTTTGTTTAGAAAAACCTTCAATTTTCTTATCAGCTTCATAACCTTCCCAGGCTTTAAAAAAATTCATATTCATTCCTCCAATTTCATTAGGTTGATAGAGGAATTATTGCCAGATTTATTGAATAAAAGACTAACAAGTGTTTTAGGTTGGTCTATTAAGGCACTACAGTTATTAGGCTGTTACTTCCTTATAACTTATCAAAGCAGCATATACTCAGGGGGGGATTGAGTGGGCATAGATAACCAAGAGAAAATGCGGAGAAAAGAGATTGAGAAAAATCCTATGGGGAATTTTTCTGATGCAGTTAACCGTTCAGCTATAGGAGATCCATCAGCATTACTTAAAGGTGGTTGTCTCACTAAAATACTTACGGTTTAATAGTAGTTATAGGTTTAGCCATTCTGTCACAATGTTCTTATTAATGTAACGGGTAAGTAATGTTTAATAAGGGAAATGATAAAATTAATCTTGTAAAGAATAAATTAGGAGAATTAAAATGACTGAATTAAGTCGGAAAGAAAAGATAAGGTTACTTAAAATAAAAAACAAAAGAAAATCGATAATAGATGACTTTGATAAGAAAAACATCAACCTAACATTTGAGTCATTTTGTGATGTTGATTATTCCATTAACCTGATGGAGAAATTGTTTATCAAGATAGACAGAGATATTGATGAAAAAGATGAGTTTATGTTTCAGCATAATAAAGACTTAGTAATAGAGCAATTAAGTAAGATAAAGTCTATGTTATGTCCAACAATAATGGAAAGTGAAGTTTTATTGTATCATCTAAATTACAGGGAGACAGGTGTTGTAAGTATTACTCTTAAAGACGCTCTTCAAAATGTCGAATGGATAGTAGATTTCACTGGTTATCCAATTGGACGTATGGATTTTATTATAATTGAGCCCAATTTTAGTTTCGGAATTTGTGTAGAAAGATGGGAATATCAAGATACATTTATTAACTGGGGACTATTCAAGTAACGGGTGCGATTATTCAATAGGAGCAATCGCTTCTTGTGCTAACGGAGAAGTTTAGCTGAAAAGGAATGGTAAAATAGCATTAACAAATTGAGTGGATTATATGGGGGCAATAGAATATGTGGAATGATTATTTCAGTGATGATAAATTCATCTCAATGATATACACCAATGTACCTCCTCTGAAAAACCTTCGTATTGAAAAGATTGAAATTTCCCGTGAAGGGAATAGGATAACAATAGGTTTTGACTTACCTACTTTCCCAGATAATCCACCAAAAAAGTGGCTTGAAAGAGGATATTCAACTGTTTTTATTGAATTAGACTTCTTTGACATAAAAGAAGTTAGTTTAAAATCAATTGAAAATACATACAGAGGCGATATTGAAATTAAGAAAGATGTGGAAACCGATATTTTTATTGTTAAAGTAATCGGTACAGTTGAAACATTAATAAAAGCAGGAGTTGGTATTATTCAATCTGTTAAAGGATATTAAATGATCTAGTTGAAGTAAAGGGAAGTTTAGTGCAAGAAGAATTAATAAAATATATTCCAGTTATTTGGACTGAAAAGCAGGTGAGGGTAAATGGAAAAAGGCGGGAAGATTAACGAGATAGTTTACAATAACACTTCTTACTATAACGGAAAATATAGATATTATCCCACAATTACAGGTTTAAAAGGTATATTAGAGGAAATTATTAGTTCCAATTCAACCACCGATTATATAAGAGTTACACCATTTTATATAAATGAACTATTGGATAGGCAAATTGAGTTTGAAGAATACATGTTTTTCATAGAATGTAGAGATTGGTATGACGAGAGCGTGCAGGAGGAACATATTTTAGATTGTCTTGATGTTCCAGATACACCAAGAACACTTAACGATTTCAGGTTGGGTTCAATATTATATCCTTTATGTCAAAAAAATGATGTAGAGTCATTTAAAAATGCTCTTGAAAAATATAAGGAGAGTTTAAGAGAACTTCTACCCATAATGATGGAAATTGCAAAATCAGAAATGGAATTAACAGAAGACTATTTGCCTTTCGGATATTTCTGCTTTGAAATTCATAGTGGGTAAGATAATCGTTGTTAAGCTAACGGGTGCGTTGATCCAAGAAGGGATTGACGCTCTTTTTGTGGAATTTATTGAAGTAACGGAGAAGTTGAGTTGAAAAATTTGAGACTATACCTTTTAATATGATAGGAAACTGAGTGAGGGGTTTGAATGAAGTGGGAAGATTCATATATAGGAAATCTTAGGTCCAGTGTAGGTAGCCAAAAGTTAATTGTGCCATCAATAAGAGCGATTATTGAAGACAACGAAGGGAAAATTCTTTTCATTGAACGATTAGGTGAAGGGAAATGGAGTATGCCTGCTGGTTCTATTGAATTAAATGAAACAATTTATGATTGCTTAGTCAGGGAGGTAAAAGAAGAAACCGGATTAGAGGTACTTTCAGCTAAGGCAATTGCTATTTATTCTAATCCTAAATTTAGTACCAAAAATAAATTTGGGGATGAGTATCAACTGTTTGAACTATTATTTTGTATTGAGGAATGGACTGGTTCGTTAAAGCAAAATACAGAAGAAACTAGCTCTGCACAGTTCTTTAAGCAAGATGAAATCCCTCAAGGTACTAATGAATTTTGGACATCCTTTCATAAACAAGTAATCAACGATTTAATTACATTTAAAGAGAACAAGCAATTCATCATAAAGTAGATTTTCTTATTGAAGTATAGGTAAGGTTAGTTTAAGAAGCTCGTGATAATATACGACTAAATAACAAAAGCAAGCAGGTGGAAAAATGATTAATCCAATCCTACAGTCCTCGCATATTCGGTATGATGAGTGGGGAGAAGAACCCGATGATTTTTATGTCTGTTTAGAAGTATTTATTGGAGAAGAGGATAAAGAAGGTTCGGAAGTGTTTACGTTTCATGTTATTAGTCCAAAGAGACTTTTAAAAAACTCGAAGGATACCCTGGAAATAGAAGTTGGGAGAGGGTACTTAATCACAAGCGATTATAGCCTATCAAGGATTGAAGCCAAAATTGATCAATTACTGAAAAACTGTAAAAGAGAAAATTGGGATTTGGTTATAAATGCTATAAGCAGATACGGAATATGGGAAGATGAAAGTTAAATTGCTTATTCAACAAACGAGGGCATTAACGTAAGAAGGATTTATCAGCTGCGGCTAATGGGTTTTCTTTTCGGAGGGAAAGTAGTTTTTTTGATATTAAATTACCATAAAAACAGCAAGATATTAACACGTTAAATCGCATAAAAAAGAGCATTGAACAGACTTAAGTAGTTCAGTTTTAAGGTAGAAAAATCGAAATAACACAATATTTTTTAGTCCAATTCGCAAATGAATTGGACTTTTAATTTTTCATTATAAAACAAGGTTTGTATTCAATTGTTATGCTAATTCGCATTGAAATTTACATAGCAATTAGGAACGTGACACCAGTTGTTGTCCATCTGTTAAAACATATGCTAATCAAAAAGCTAATTTAGTTGTTAAAATTGCTATAAATAAGATGTAAAATAATATTATCTATCTAATGTGAATGTAATTTTGACTCTTCTAAATTAGAATATATTATTAAGTATATTTAAACTAACGATTCAGTTATATGTATAGAAGGTGATTTGAAAATGGACTTATCAAATATAAGTGGTTTAGTATTAATGCCATCAGCAGATGATATTGAAATATTGAAAGTCGAGAATGAAATGAATGCCAAACTACCCAATTCCTATAAAGATTTACTCAAAACTTCAAATGGATTGTCCACTGATGAAGGTGTAGTAATTTATGGAACTGAAGATATCGTAGAGAGAAATGAAACTTGGGAGACAGAAGTGTATGCACAAGGATATATTGCTATTGGCGATGATAGTGGTGGGAAAGTTTTTCTTATGTATCAAGGAGATGGAGACAATAGTGTTTTAATAGTTGATTCTGGAGATATGACTATTGAACATTCTGATATAGTAACTTCAGATATTACCCAATGGATTAAAAGTGGATTTTTAATTGAAAAAGATAAAGCAGAAGATAATATCAATTGGTCTGAATATTGTAAAGTAGTTTTGATAGATACTCCCGATGGAGGATTGAAGGACTTATTGAAGATTAAAAATGCTTTTGGATTGAATATTTCAGCAGCCAATTTATTAAAAGGGTCTAAGAATCTTCCATTTATTTTAGTTGATGAATTTCCATACGGCAAAGCAATTACATTAGTTGAAAAATTAGGGGATATGAAAATAGAACTTAGAACTGAAAAATAAAACTTAGAAAACGCAAGGAAGATAAAATCCTTGCGTTTTCTTTTGCTAATTATACTGTGAATTGCTTTGTTATTTCATTTGTTTTTTACACTTTTCTACTTCAAATCTGAACTACTTAGAACAGACTGTCAATGCTCTTTTTTACTATTCTTTGATTCTAATGATAGGGTCTTGGTCGTGAAAGGCTATGCACACTGCGATTGAACTTTCATCAGAGAGTGATTTGTAGGCTGTCTTGAATGCAGAAACTGTCCTAGCTACTAAGTAGATAGTTGAGCCAATTGCTACATTATCTCCATCAAAACCATCTAGTTCATAAATGTTGGCAAACTGCTCTAAACTTGGACCTTCAAAATCTTCCGACCAATCACTAGCCCAGTCATCATCTTCGTCTTCCAATCGGTTATATTCATCACAGATAAAAAATGCACTGTCCCAGTTGTTATCTAAATCATATTCGAAATAAATTGCTCGAGCTGTTTGTTCTTGTGCAATTTTTAAAGATTGTTTAAGTCCCAATTTTAAATCATTTACATATTCATTTAAATCTAATTGCTTAATTGTATTGGCTCTATCAGCTCCTGCTAACTCGGAACAAACATTAAAATACTTCTCTTCAATTTCATTAAGACTTTTTCTTCTTAAATCTACTTGTAGTTCATCTAAATACTCGAAAATATCCATTTTCTCGCCTCCAAATATGGATGTTAGTATTGGATAGATTATATCATTTATTTCAAAAACCTTGAGAGCAATTTATAGAGGATAAATAAGTTTCTTTGTAACCGATATATAAACAGGTTTATCCAATAAGAATAACTCACACAATATTAAAATTAGGGGTGTTAAAGTGGATAAAAATGAAATCAAGAAGATTGTTGAAAACGAAGTAAAACAATTAGGTCCTTTCGTGAATTATCATGGAATTACACCAGAAAACATGTGGCAATTCTTAGTTGAACCGTTTGAAATATTCGTTGACCCTGATGATTTAGAAACTACACCTCGAAATATGTGGGTTGTACTACAAGAATTTAAAAATATAAAAGAGGGTTTTGCTATTGTTTTTGACCCTTACGATAAGGGTTGGGGACTAACTGAACATGTTTCTGATGATAATTATGTAATGGTAAGTGGTGCAGATACTTTGCATGCAGCTTTAGAAGGAATGTAGTGTTATTGCATTAACGGGGGCATTGATCCAAGAAGGGATTGACGCTCATTTTGTGGAATTTATTGAAGTAACGGTGCATTTAGATAAATCCGCTGAATGTTAAAATACAATATTAAGTAGGAACTAATAGAGTTTGTCGGATGAATGCGAGTTTTCGAATAGAACCAATAAGTATCGAGGAGGAAAAAGAATGTTCGATAAAAAGAAACATATGTTTAATGAGTTTAACGTTAATGGATCTATATCGCAAAAAGAAATAGAAGAAGTTGAAAAAGAATTGAAGGTGAAGTTCCCTCAAGATTTCGTGGACTTTATGTTATTAACAAACGGTGGAGAAGGCACTATTGGTGAAGATAGTTATTTAAGGTTATGGAAGATCGAAGAGCTAATTGAAAGTAACGAAAGATATGCTGTTGAGGAATTCGCACCTGGTTTAATAATAATTGGTTCAGACGGTGGTGATACAGCATATGGTTATGATTTTAGAAATGAAAACCCTTTATTAGTTGAAGTGGACTTTTTTGGTATGGATTTAGAAGAACCATTTTTTACTACTAGTAGTTTTTTTGAGTTTTTTGAATACCTATACAATAGTTAGTGCTATGACTTAACAGGTGTAAGACTCCTAAGTGGGGGTACGGCAACACTTTTATGAAAGATTGTGAAAAAATGTACTTAAACTAATGGGTGCGTTGATCCAAGAAGGATTAACGCTTATTTTTATAGAAGTTACTCTACTAACGTGTGAGAATACTTGAATAAGCGAATTTAAAAAGAAGCTTAGGTCTATAGAAGAGGTGGGAGATGTTTAAGAGAATCAATAAGCAGCACCAATTAGAACTAACGTATGATCTTGAGGAGTTAACAAGGGGTTATACAATAGTTGACACTTCAATAGGTCCACTTGGTGAAGTATGTGTACTTGCAGTGAATAAAGTACCAAATAGAGAAGAAGGTATGTTTCCTCCTACTAAAACAAATGAAGGACACGACTATAAAGCAATTATCATCAGTACAGGCAATATTAGAGAAATTATATTAAATAATCAAAGATGGAACTATCATTTCATCCAAACAATTGAAAGAGAGAATATTTTATTGGTCTGTGCTCGTTCTAACCTATATGAAAATGGCACCTTTGATAATAATGCAAAGGTTTTTGACTCTGAAGGAAACTTATTAAGAGAATTTCTGCTGGGTGATGGAATCCAAAGTCTGTATGTAACCAAAGAGAACAAAATTTGGACTTCCTATTTTGATGAAGGAATATTTGGAAACTATGGGTGGACAGATCCGATAGGTCAGTATGGTTTAAGAGCATGGGATAGTGACGGGGAAGAGTTATATAAATACCCCAATATTGAACAACAATTTATTAGTGATTGTTATGCACTTAATGTTGTTTCGGATGAGGAAGTATGGTTCTATTTTTATACTGATTTTGAGTTAGGCAAATATCACAATGGGAAAATTGAATATATCACTCCAGGTGTAGATGGATCTGATGGTTTTACTGTTTATAAGGACTATCTCTTTTTTCGGGGAGGCTATAGTGAGCATGATAAATATATTCTCTTTCAAGAGATACCGAACAATAAGTTGAAAAGAGTATCTAACTTAGAACTAATAGATGAAACTAAGAATCCTATAAAAGCAAATCATATTAGCTGCAGAGGTCCACTACTTTTAATCACTACAGGGACAAAAATTTATATTACACATTTAAAGGACATTATTGCGGGATTATAAAAATATTTATTCTTATGAATGCATTGACCAAGCAGGTTAGATGCCTATTTTAAGTTACTTAACTAATGGGAGAGTATAGTTCAAACAAGCTATTTGGTAAAGGAGATTTTTATGGAACCCTTATATAAAAAAATTTATGAAGATCCCGAAATTACACAAGTTCTAACAGACTACTTTGATTTCGAGCTACTGGCAGTTCCTAGCTATAATACAGAATCATATTTCTTTAAGGTTGATGATACTGCAAAAGTAATTGCACAGGATGCTTCAGGTGGAACATTTGCTATGGTTGGAAATGGTGTTGAAAATAGTCTGCCTATAATTTATATAAACTCTGAGGGACAGGCTGGGAAGGTCGGAAGTAACTTTAGAGAATTCATTTCTTTGATGATTTCTTGCCCAAATTGGAAGGACTTATTGAAGTTCTCAGGGAATGGTCAAATAGCTGAAATGGTAAAGGCATTACCGTTCTTAAAAGGTGAAATGCTTGAGGATTATCCAGAAATAGAGGATGTAAAAGAGTCTTTAAAATCGGAACTATCTATAGAAATAATAGAAGAACCAGCTAATGCTCTATATATGACAATAATTTCAAAGCCTAAAATGATAATTTCATCCAATGATGGAGACGAGTTGGAGTCATTGTTTAATTCATTTACAGCTATGGATAATCCTTTATGGAGAAATAAAGTTATTTAATATCTATACATATTTTTACTAACGGGAAAGTTTAATAAACTCTTTCTACATTTAACATTAAGCCTTTTTCAATACCATACTTATTAATAAAGGAGTCCAGATATGGATGTTTGCTATGCATTGGATATAGAAGAGAATGATACAGAGAGTAGTTGTCCTTCCTTCGTTGGTGGTAAGCCAAATTTACCTCTTGAACAGGCTGTCCCAGAATGCCAGCTATGCAGTTCTCAATTGACATTCTTCTTTCAAATATCATTTCCGTATAATCATAAATGGGAAGATTTATCGATGGCTGTTTTTGCTTGCACTTCCTGTGTGCATAAAGAATACCTGATACCTGAAATGTTAGAAGGAGTATTAGAAGGAATTAATATTCCCAAGGGTTTTTTAACTGTTTACCAAAGAAATTTTAGAATTTTAGTTTTTAGGACGGGGGAAGCAGTTACAAAAGATACATATCAGGAAAAGATCAAATACAAACCAATTAAACTAAGGGTAACTAATGACCTAGACATTTATACTGATAAGTTGGGTGGAAATCCGAACTGGTTACTAGATAATGAGGCACCAGCAATGTATGACGGAAATCCTATGTTCTTCTTGATGCAAATTTTAGAGGATTATAAGTTTGAAATTTTGTCTGATGCTTCACCACAAATAAAATTAGATTTAAATGGTGAGCCTGCCCCTTCCCAAGAAAATTATTATGAGTTGTTTCTAGGTAATAATTTGTACTTTTTCGGTACTGAGGATAAAACAAATAGTATGGTTTATTTAATATCACAAATTTAATAGTTTGACCTACTCATTATAAAGTTTGTGAACAAATGTACTTAAAGTATAGGGTGCTAATCCTGAACAAAGAAATAAATTAAGGTGATGAAAATGATAAAAAACGTCGAACTAATTATAAAAGAAATTCAAGACTTTTCTCTAATAAACATTAAGCTTATAACTTGCTTTTCTGT is a genomic window of Bacillus mesophilus containing:
- a CDS encoding YxiF family protein, which codes for MTELSRKEKIRLLKIKNKRKSIIDDFDKKNINLTFESFCDVDYSINLMEKLFIKIDRDIDEKDEFMFQHNKDLVIEQLSKIKSMLCPTIMESEVLLYHLNYRETGVVSITLKDALQNVEWIVDFTGYPIGRMDFIIIEPNFSFGICVERWEYQDTFINWGLFK
- a CDS encoding SMI1/KNR4 family protein — protein: MDLSNISGLVLMPSADDIEILKVENEMNAKLPNSYKDLLKTSNGLSTDEGVVIYGTEDIVERNETWETEVYAQGYIAIGDDSGGKVFLMYQGDGDNSVLIVDSGDMTIEHSDIVTSDITQWIKSGFLIEKDKAEDNINWSEYCKVVLIDTPDGGLKDLLKIKNAFGLNISAANLLKGSKNLPFILVDEFPYGKAITLVEKLGDMKIELRTEK
- a CDS encoding DUF6366 family protein, encoding MGIDNQEKMRRKEIEKNPMGNFSDAVNRSAIGDPSALLKGGCLTKILTV
- a CDS encoding tyrosine-type recombinase/integrase, with the protein product MNFFKAWEGYEADKKIEGFSKQTLKAYQLQTNLLARHFGDVEISSVTTEDLKGYLAELSNTLQPSSLAHRIRSMKSLFRWAHEEGHIPKNPAYKIKEPKIGKRIPKFLTEREIELLREACITPMENALFEFMFSTGCRIGEIVSLEKNCINWSNHSAIVRGKGDKEREVYFNTRCDIWLKRYVESRQDKDPAIFVTERFPHKMSIAQMRYVIKRISNRAGINKEIHPHQLRHSYATHMLNNGAPLEVIQSLLGHEKSETTRIYAQLSGRLRKEFYQKYF
- a CDS encoding SMI1/KNR4 family protein; protein product: MFDKKKHMFNEFNVNGSISQKEIEEVEKELKVKFPQDFVDFMLLTNGGEGTIGEDSYLRLWKIEELIESNERYAVEEFAPGLIIIGSDGGDTAYGYDFRNENPLLVEVDFFGMDLEEPFFTTSSFFEFFEYLYNS
- a CDS encoding NUDIX domain-containing protein; the protein is MKWEDSYIGNLRSSVGSQKLIVPSIRAIIEDNEGKILFIERLGEGKWSMPAGSIELNETIYDCLVREVKEETGLEVLSAKAIAIYSNPKFSTKNKFGDEYQLFELLFCIEEWTGSLKQNTEETSSAQFFKQDEIPQGTNEFWTSFHKQVINDLITFKENKQFIIK
- a CDS encoding Imm8 family immunity protein → MINPILQSSHIRYDEWGEEPDDFYVCLEVFIGEEDKEGSEVFTFHVISPKRLLKNSKDTLEIEVGRGYLITSDYSLSRIEAKIDQLLKNCKRENWDLVINAISRYGIWEDES
- a CDS encoding ATP-binding protein, with product MPLLHPNKTFELKNMEQYLELCTLIEEQLEMVCSEKTRASTKFIINEALDNALEHGEFPIKIEFSNHLDKKELLIRVVDSGNGFLGVQKMELIRKKGTDFLLNEALLNTRGRGILMMATMAKAISYNNKGNELLLVIAN
- a CDS encoding Imm50 family immunity protein — translated: MWNDYFSDDKFISMIYTNVPPLKNLRIEKIEISREGNRITIGFDLPTFPDNPPKKWLERGYSTVFIELDFFDIKEVSLKSIENTYRGDIEIKKDVETDIFIVKVIGTVETLIKAGVGIIQSVKGY
- a CDS encoding helix-turn-helix domain-containing protein, with the protein product MNTLGEKLRLLRMIKNITQAQLAKELGIGVNSVNRYENNVRTPKEKVLKKLSEYYGVSIDDFR